From a single Eubalaena glacialis isolate mEubGla1 chromosome 15, mEubGla1.1.hap2.+ XY, whole genome shotgun sequence genomic region:
- the SLC8B1 gene encoding mitochondrial sodium/calcium exchanger protein, whose protein sequence is MARGLLDLYWVLRWLCVLLMVETVSGAAGPSAGTRISSQFPASGVNQSPVIDCREVCGLNASNRCDFVRSNPDCRSEGGYLDYLEGIFCHFPPDLLPLAVTLYAFWLLYLFLILGVTAAKFFCPNLSAISTTLKLSHNVAGVTFLAFGNGAPDIFSALVAFSDPRTAGLAFGALFGAGVLVTTVVAGGIAILHPFTAASRPFLRDVIFYMVAVFLIFTALYRGRVTLAWALGYLGFYVFYVVTVVLCTWIYQWQQRRSLVYSMPGTPEMLSGSEEDRVSSNTNSYDYGEEYRPLLFYQETTAQILLQALNPLDYRKWRTKSVYWRVLKVFKLPVEFLLLLTVPVMDPDEEDGNWKRPLNCLHLVISPLFLVLTLQSGAYGVYEIGGLFPVWAVVVIAGTALAAVTFFATSNSEPPRLHWLFAFLGFLTSALWINAAATEVVNILRSLGVVFRLSNTVLGLTLLAWGNSIGDVFSDFTLARQGYPRMAFSACFGGIIFNILVGVGLGCLLQISRGHVEVELEPDGLLVWVLAGTLGLSLVCSLVSVPLQCFQLNRVYGCCLLLLYLTFLLVALLTEFGVIHLKTV, encoded by the exons ATGGCCAGAGGACTGCTGGATCTCTACTGGGTGCTGCGCTGGCTCTGTGTGCTGCTGATGGTGGAGACAGTGTCGGGGGCCGCGGGCCCATCTGCAGGGACCCGCATTAGCTCCCAGTTTCCAGCCTCGGGTGTGAACCAGAGCCCCGTGATAGAC TGTCGAGAAGTGTGTGGCCTGAATGCCTCTAACCGCTGTGACTTCGTCCGCTCCAACCCTGACTGCCGCAGTGAAGGGGGCTACCTGGACTACCTCGAAGGCATCTTCTGCCACTTCCCACCCGACCTCCTCCCTCTGGCCGTCACTCTCTAC GCTTTTTGGCTGCTCTACCTGTTTCTGATTCTGGGAGTCACCGCGGCAAAGTT TTTCTGCCCTAACTTGTCAGCCATTTCGACCACACTCAAGCTTTCCCACAATGTGGCA GGCGTCACCTTCCTGGCGTTTGGGAACGGGGCACCGGATATCTTCAGCGCCCTGGTGGCCTTCTCAGATCCGCGCACAGCCGGCCTGGCCTTTGGGGCACTGTTTG GCGCGGGCGTGCTGGTTACCACCGTGGTGGCCGGTGGCATCGCCATCCTGCACCCCTTCACAGCGGCCTCGAGGCCCTTCCTCAGGGACGTCATTTTCTACATGGTGGCCGTGTTCCTGATCTTCACCGCACTCTACCGCGGCAGGGTCACGCTGGCATGGGCCCTGG GTTACCTGGGCTTCTACGTGTTCTACGTGGTCACTGTGGTTCTCTGCACCTGGATCTACCAATGGCAGCAGAGGAGATCCTTGGTCTACTCCATGCCAGGTACTCCAG AGATGCTCTCAGGTTCCGAGGAGGATCGGGTGTCTTCTAATACCAACAGCTATGACTACG GTGAGGAGTACCGGCCGCTGCTCTTCTACCAGGAGACCACGGCTCAGATCCTGTTGCAGGCCCTCAACCCCCTGGATTACAGGAAGTGGAGGACCAAGTCGGTGTACTGGAGGGTCCTCAAGGTGTTCAAG CTACCCGTGGAGTTCCTGCTGCTCCTCACCGTCCCCGTCATGGACCCCGACGAGGAGGATGGGAACTGGAAACGGCCCCTCAACTGCCTGCACCTGGTCATCAGCCCCCTGTTCTTGGTCCTGACCCTGCAGTCGGGGGCCT ATGGCGTCTATGAGATAGGTGGCCTCTTTCCCGTCTGGGCCGTGGTGGTGATCGCAGGCACAGCCTTGGCTGCAGTCACCTTTTTTGCCACATCCAACAGCGAGCCCCCCAGGCTTCACTGG CTCTTTGCTTTCCTGGGCTTCCTGACCAGCGCCCTGTGGATCAACGCAGCTGCCACGGAGGTGGTGAACATCTTACGGTCCCTGGGTGTGGTCTTCCGGCTGAGCAACACCGTCCTGGGGCTCACGCTGCTGGCCTGGGGGAACAGCATTGGAG ATGTCTTCTCAGATTTCACGCTGGCCCGCCAGGGCTACCCACGGATGGCGTTCTCGGCCTGTTTTGGTGGCATCATCTTCA ATATcctggtgggcgtggggctgGGCTGCCTGCTCCAGATCTCCAGGGGCCACGTGGAGGTGGAG CTGGAGCCGGATGGACTGTTGGTGTGGGTCTTGGCTGGCACCCTAGGCCTCAGCCTCGTCTGTTCCCTGGTCTCGGTCCCACTGCAATGCTTCCAGCTGAACAGAGTTTACGGCTGCTGCCTGCTCCTCTTGTACTTGACCTTCCTCCTGGTGGCCCTGCTCACTGAATTTGGAGTGATTCACTTGAAAACTGTGTGA